CTTGAGTCAGTAAATTTTTCAACGAGCCGTTGAGTTTTCTTTACTATTTATAACCTAAAATCGTGAGGGTTACTTAACAAGTGTGGGGTTTTCTCTTAAGAAATACTAGCTCTGGCTTGAAAAGGAGTACATCGTTTAACTATTCCCATATCCAATTCTCACTCCCAACTTCTACAATAGCCTATTGAGGAACCTCTTGTTAAGGGCAAGTATTAAAACTAAACTAGAGTTGAAGGAAAATCACCCAATCTGTTCATGGCTTCAAATCGTTATCCGAAAAATTGGAAGGAACTGGCATTGGCAGTTAAAGAAGCAGCGAATTGGCAATGTCAAAAATGTGGTTTATTCTGTATCAAGCCGGGAGAACCGTTATCAGATGCTATGAAATCCCGCCGCCGAGCTTATACACTGCAAGTTCATCACTGGAACCATAACCCGGCTGATAATCGTTTAGAAAATTTGGTTCCGTTATGTACAAGTTGCCATTTGGCGTGCCATCGTCGCAGTCGAGGAAATATTTCTCCTGGGCAGTTATCCCTTAACTTAAAATTATCCTAATTCCGAATTTAACGCTGAAGTTTGGGCTAAATTTCTTCAAGTCCGGCTTCAATTAAAGCTCGGTTTAAATCCTCAATTAACCCCAAAGATTTAGCCTGATTATTGAGGTAAACTTTATCTAAAGAGTCTCCTTGTACTTTTAATATCCCCAATACATCTCGCCATTGCTTTTCGGAAGAGTTGGACTTTCGCCAAGACAATTTATTAAGGATTAGATCTTCAGGTGAGGCGAGAAAAACCGTTGCACCTGTGGGAATTTGATATTGTTGTCGTCGTTCCAACTTCAGACGCTCAAATTCTGAATCTTCAGCTATGATTAAATCAGCACGAGAAATGGTTTCCATATGAGTAATTGGCAAGGTTTGCATTCGACCAGAAACCACATCATCTATACCGGAAACATAAAAGCCCGCTTGTTCTAATTCTAAAATTAATGCACTTAAATGTTGAGGAATAATTGAGATGACAATATCTAAATCTCGTGTTGTGCGGACTTCCCCGTAAGCAATGGCAGCAACACCGCCTGTAATATAATAGGGAATAATAAGGGATTCAAAAATTGGGTGGAGAATTTCAGCCAGACTAATGGAATCTTGAACCCAAGTCATTTCATCTCCGGTGGGAATATAATGTTGTGGACAATCTTCTGCTAACCAAGCTTGGGCGAGTTTTCGAGCAAATTCTGGCTCTTTTAGATCAAAAAAGCGTTGGCGGAAGCAGTTAATGGCAAAGCGACGAGCATTTTGGTTCATCGAGCTTCCCATCAACAGTCGCTGTTCGGGCGTTCGTTGTTTTAAGAGCCAGAATCCTAATAAATCGGCTTCTGGTGTTGTATCAGAAGATTGAGGTCGATAGCCCGGTTTGATTGTAAATTTAGGAAGAATTTGAGCCATAAGATTAAATCAGGAGCTAGGAGTTATCAGTTAGAATTACAATCAATGCTTAACGGAGTAATGGGGAGTTATTCTCCTTGATTGGCTACAAATGACAATTATAATAGAACTGTCCCAACATCTTACTCGTTACCGATATGGCTCCTCTAGTTGCCAAACGTACTGCTCGTTCTAGGTCTCGGATTTTTGATTTCGATTCCCTGACACCTGAAGAAATCAACAAACGGGAAGCTGAAAAAGAAGACTTAGATCAACGATGCTATAAACACTTTGAAAAGATTCGGAATCGTTTGCTTGAAACCCATTATAATTGGTGTGTTGCTATTGAGCCTGAAAGTGGTTATTATTTGCTAGATTCCAATTGGGAGCGTTTAGTCTGGAGAGTGAAGATTTACTGCCCTAAAAGCCAACTGATGCTCTACGGAATTAACGAAACCGGAACCTGCGGAAAAATATGATGGAGGGACGATTTGGAGAGAATGATGAGTTAATTTTTGAGATTGAGTTAATGACCCAAAATGGAGAAATTATATCAGTTGACGTGATGTTGGATACGGGTTTTACGGCAGGTTACTTGGCGATTGACCAGCAGGATATTATTGCATTAGGATGGCAAAAATTGCAATCGGATATTCGGATGAAAACGGCTCAAGGTGTGGGTCGGTTTGATATTTATGAAGGTCAGGTAATTATAGATAGCAGAGAATTTATTGTTCCCGTTCATGTGGGAAAAGATTTACCTGAAATTCTTATCGGTGTTAAGTGGTTGAAGTTGATGCGGTTAAGTGTAGATTATCAGCTAGGAATCTTAACTTTAGAGTCTATAGATATGAATCAGTGACGAATGTTTTGAGCTAGATTTGAGAAGAAAAAAGTGCAAATAGTCTATGCCTAACAATTCCTCTCCTTTATTCACAACAGAACCAGAAAACAATCTTCGGGAGAAACTGATCCGCTCAATCTGGCTGCACAAAAACAAATACTGTTATTTATTTGAACCCGATGGCTCTTATCGACTGTTAAGTACAGATCGCCGAGGTCAGTACACTATCTTACCCGATGGTCGCTCGGTTTTGCTGGCTTGGACAACCGATCCCTTCACTGAAACATTGTTTGTACAGGCGGATAACAGTTTATTCATGAGTGGAAGTGCCTTTG
This sequence is a window from Planktothrix sp. FACHB-1365. Protein-coding genes within it:
- a CDS encoding HNH endonuclease yields the protein MASNRYPKNWKELALAVKEAANWQCQKCGLFCIKPGEPLSDAMKSRRRAYTLQVHHWNHNPADNRLENLVPLCTSCHLACHRRSRGNISPGQLSLNLKLS
- a CDS encoding aspartyl protease; this translates as MEGRFGENDELIFEIELMTQNGEIISVDVMLDTGFTAGYLAIDQQDIIALGWQKLQSDIRMKTAQGVGRFDIYEGQVIIDSREFIVPVHVGKDLPEILIGVKWLKLMRLSVDYQLGILTLESIDMNQ